In a genomic window of Bradyrhizobium ontarionense:
- a CDS encoding bifunctional diguanylate cyclase/phosphodiesterase, whose product MILASLGQAAFVWDIASDVIVWSDHVGAVFPDVPLPQLCNGTEFGKLIEPDRKVRSEVMWQAAPLHGDGGTPYRIEYGVRTHAGAPLIWVEETGCWFAGPDGRPSRAQGILRINNERHARDEQLLELSRHDPLTGELNRTHLLATLAEVIEESQRFRFSCAFMLIGIDHLARINDAFGFDVADGVVLEIAQRIRARLRGADTLGRFSGNKFGLILKSCTMDDMTVAAERFLAAVRDDVVPTKSGPVAVTATIGAVSIPRHARSVEEAINRAHETLEAAKRRRIGSFSTWRPNVERDAQRKVNIRVTDEIVTALNERRIVTAFEPVVHAQTREPAFYECLVRMQQDDGRAILAPDIVPVAERLGLIRLVDHRILELVVAELASAPGVTLSLNISPETTMDPDWWASIESMMRAHSGVAERLIVEITETVEIQDIDDLRGFVTRLKDLGSRIAIDDFGAGHTSFRNLRKLGVDIVKIDGAFVQKLARSADDRAFVQTLVELARRLQIKTVAEWVQDEESVALLRDWGCDYIQGRLIGLASIDRPWAEIGETALPAAG is encoded by the coding sequence CTGCCGCAGCTCTGCAACGGGACGGAATTCGGCAAGCTGATCGAACCGGACCGCAAGGTCCGCTCCGAGGTGATGTGGCAGGCCGCGCCGCTGCACGGGGATGGTGGTACGCCCTACCGCATCGAATATGGCGTGCGGACCCACGCCGGTGCGCCGCTGATCTGGGTCGAGGAGACCGGATGCTGGTTCGCCGGTCCGGACGGGCGCCCGTCGCGTGCTCAAGGCATCCTGCGGATCAACAATGAGCGCCACGCCCGCGACGAGCAGCTGCTCGAGCTGTCGCGCCACGATCCGCTGACCGGCGAATTGAACCGCACGCATCTGCTGGCGACGCTCGCGGAGGTGATCGAGGAGTCGCAGCGCTTCCGCTTCTCCTGCGCCTTCATGCTGATCGGCATCGACCATCTCGCGCGTATCAACGACGCGTTCGGCTTCGACGTCGCCGATGGTGTCGTCCTGGAGATCGCGCAGCGTATCCGCGCCCGGCTGCGCGGCGCCGACACCCTCGGCCGGTTCTCGGGCAACAAGTTCGGGCTGATCCTGAAGAGCTGCACGATGGACGACATGACGGTCGCCGCGGAGCGTTTCCTCGCCGCCGTCCGCGACGATGTGGTGCCGACGAAGTCCGGCCCGGTCGCTGTCACCGCGACGATCGGCGCGGTCAGTATCCCGCGCCATGCGCGGTCGGTCGAGGAGGCGATCAATCGCGCCCACGAAACGCTGGAGGCCGCCAAGCGGCGCCGTATCGGATCGTTCTCGACGTGGCGGCCGAACGTCGAGCGTGATGCGCAGCGCAAGGTCAACATCCGGGTCACCGACGAGATCGTCACCGCGCTCAACGAGCGGCGCATCGTTACGGCGTTCGAGCCGGTCGTCCATGCGCAGACGCGTGAGCCTGCCTTCTATGAATGCCTGGTGCGGATGCAGCAGGACGACGGTCGCGCCATCCTGGCGCCGGACATCGTGCCGGTCGCCGAGCGTCTGGGTCTGATCCGTCTGGTCGATCACCGCATTCTTGAGCTCGTCGTCGCCGAACTCGCGAGCGCGCCGGGAGTGACCCTAAGCCTCAACATCTCCCCGGAGACCACGATGGATCCGGATTGGTGGGCTTCGATCGAGTCCATGATGCGCGCGCATTCCGGCGTCGCCGAACGTCTGATCGTCGAGATCACCGAGACGGTGGAGATCCAGGACATCGATGATCTCCGCGGCTTCGTGACGCGGCTGAAGGATCTGGGCAGCCGGATCGCGATCGACGATTTCGGCGCCGGGCACACCTCGTTCCGCAACCTGCGCAAGCTCGGCGTCGATATCGTCAAGATCGACGGCGCTTTCGTCCAGAAGCTCGCGCGTTCGGCGGACGATCGCGCCTTTGTGCAGACCCTGGTCGAGCTGGCGCGGCGGCTGCAGATCAAGACGGTCGCGGAGTGGGTCCAGGACGAGGAATCCGTCGCGCTGCTGCGCGACTGGGGGTGCGATTACATCCAGGGACGGCTGATCGGCCTGGCTTCGATCGATCGGCCGTGGGCCGAAATCGGCGAGACCGCATTGCCGGCGGCGGGCTGA
- a CDS encoding class I SAM-dependent methyltransferase — MDVIDLRNFYSGRLGIVARLLINRGIRARWPRATGQRVLGIGYPTPYLGLFREDSERCIAFMPAAQGVLKWPTARPTLASLVDEFSLPLPDSAVDRILIVHALEMSDDPAGLLREVWRVLAPAGRVIIVIPNRRGVWTRTDNTPFGHGRPYSRSQITQLLRQTWFTPTAWGEALFMPPVGGWFLKSAMAWERVGAALSLPFAGVHIVEATKQVYRVIPARRERIRLIPRLEPVLAPSPSSTGASRAPHEG; from the coding sequence ATGGACGTGATCGATCTGCGCAACTTCTATTCGGGTCGCCTGGGGATCGTCGCGCGGCTGCTGATCAACCGCGGCATCCGCGCACGCTGGCCGCGCGCGACCGGGCAGCGCGTGCTCGGGATCGGCTATCCCACACCCTATCTCGGCTTGTTTCGTGAGGATTCGGAGCGCTGCATCGCCTTCATGCCGGCCGCGCAGGGGGTGCTGAAATGGCCGACGGCGCGGCCGACGCTGGCCTCGCTGGTGGACGAATTCTCGCTGCCGCTGCCGGATTCGGCGGTCGACCGGATCCTGATCGTCCATGCCCTCGAGATGTCCGACGATCCGGCCGGACTGCTGCGGGAAGTCTGGCGGGTGCTGGCGCCGGCGGGACGCGTGATCATCGTGATTCCGAACCGCCGCGGCGTTTGGACGCGGACCGACAATACACCGTTCGGTCACGGCCGGCCCTATTCGCGCTCGCAGATTACGCAATTGCTGCGGCAGACTTGGTTCACGCCGACCGCCTGGGGCGAGGCGCTGTTCATGCCGCCGGTCGGCGGCTGGTTTCTGAAATCGGCGATGGCTTGGGAGCGGGTCGGCGCGGCGCTGTCGTTGCCGTTCGCAGGCGTTCACATCGTCGAGGCCACCAAGCAGGTCTACCGCGTGATCCCCGCGCGCCGCGAGCGCATCAGGCTGATCCCGCGGCTGGAACCGGTGCTGGCGCCGTCTCCGTCCAGCACGGGGGCCAGTCGGGCACCGCACGAGGGATGA
- a CDS encoding cupin domain-containing protein: MTALSAADIIARLGLQPHPEGGHFRETFRDPATDANGRAASTLIYFLLARGERSHWHKVDAVEIWHFHAGAPLTLRIAGEQQPAQTTMLGIDLASGQQPQAVVPAHAWQSAESTGDWTLVGCTVAPGFTFAGFELAPRGWEPPI; encoded by the coding sequence ATGACCGCACTCTCGGCCGCAGACATCATCGCGCGTCTCGGTTTGCAGCCGCACCCGGAGGGCGGACATTTTCGCGAGACGTTTCGCGATCCGGCCACCGACGCGAACGGAAGAGCCGCATCGACGCTGATCTATTTCCTGCTCGCCCGCGGCGAGCGGTCGCACTGGCACAAAGTTGACGCGGTCGAGATCTGGCACTTCCATGCCGGAGCGCCTCTGACCTTGCGGATCGCAGGCGAGCAACAGCCGGCGCAAACGACCATGCTGGGCATCGACCTCGCGTCGGGCCAGCAGCCGCAGGCAGTCGTGCCGGCGCATGCCTGGCAGTCGGCCGAGAGCACCGGCGACTGGACCCTGGTCGGCTGCACGGTCGCACCGGGGTTCACATTTGCGGGGTTCGAGCTCGCGCCCCGCGGATGGGAGCCGCCGATTTGA
- a CDS encoding putative bifunctional diguanylate cyclase/phosphodiesterase, which produces MPDVRRYMARAGELFRVPADSPELTRAQFQAFSKQVPLLYFILITNSLALAFTFLPLAPTWLTISVPALLSTITGVRMLWWLRQGESANSDAEVLHNLRVTNRIAGPIGALFVVWSFALFPYGDPFAKGQVAFYMAVTVIGIIFCLMHLRSAALIVTLVVIVPYVIFFLATGVHALRAIAVNQLLVSGAMVTVLFIYYRDFAALVASRKSLLAEQAATQALSDENFRLANLDSLTDLPNRRRFFSELTHAFTEAGRDGTRLAVGIIDLDGFKPINDTYGHSVGDRVLIEAARRIREVCESVGGQVHLARLGGDEFGLLVVGNPSDDDLLALGRQITERIKLPYELDTAHTGLSCSTGFALYPRSATAAEALYECADYALYHAKRRARGQAIIFSSELEAEIRSRSVIEHLLHAADFESEMDLVFQPIMDAVNARTTGFEVLARWRSPKLGLVSPAIFIPAAERIGVIRSLTRVLLVKALAVSRTWPEDIRMSFNLSAHDICSPDGILPLIAVINASGVPPRRIEFEITETAVTFDFVRAEQSIAALKALGCGISLDDFGTGYSSLSHVHRLPLDKLKVDRSFVSDVNANPISHKIIKSLTGLCADMEIACVVEGVETKEQLDCLRRLGADYIQGYYFAQPMPADAIAGFLAKEHQRFAEASGAKVAAASA; this is translated from the coding sequence ATGCCGGACGTGAGACGTTACATGGCCCGCGCGGGGGAGTTGTTTCGCGTTCCCGCTGACAGTCCCGAGCTGACGCGCGCGCAGTTCCAGGCGTTCTCCAAACAGGTGCCGCTGCTTTATTTCATTCTCATCACCAACAGCCTGGCGCTCGCCTTCACGTTCCTGCCGCTGGCGCCGACTTGGCTGACGATTTCGGTGCCGGCGCTGCTGTCGACGATTACCGGCGTTCGCATGCTGTGGTGGTTACGACAGGGCGAGTCCGCCAACAGTGACGCCGAGGTGCTTCACAACCTGCGTGTCACGAATCGAATCGCCGGACCGATCGGAGCGCTGTTCGTCGTCTGGTCGTTCGCGCTGTTTCCCTATGGCGATCCGTTCGCCAAGGGGCAGGTCGCATTCTACATGGCGGTCACCGTCATCGGCATCATCTTCTGTCTGATGCATCTGCGCTCGGCCGCGCTGATCGTGACCCTGGTGGTCATCGTGCCCTATGTGATCTTCTTCCTGGCGACCGGTGTCCACGCCTTGCGGGCGATCGCGGTCAATCAGCTGCTGGTGTCCGGGGCCATGGTCACGGTGCTGTTCATCTACTATCGCGATTTTGCCGCGCTGGTCGCCAGCCGGAAATCTCTGCTGGCCGAGCAGGCCGCGACCCAGGCGCTTTCGGATGAGAACTTCCGGCTCGCCAATCTGGATTCGCTGACCGATCTTCCCAACCGGCGCCGCTTCTTCTCGGAGCTCACGCATGCGTTCACCGAGGCCGGGCGGGATGGGACGAGGCTCGCCGTCGGCATCATCGATCTCGACGGCTTCAAGCCGATCAACGACACCTATGGGCACAGTGTTGGTGATCGCGTGCTGATCGAGGCGGCGCGCCGGATCAGGGAAGTCTGCGAGAGCGTTGGCGGCCAGGTGCATCTTGCGCGGCTCGGCGGCGACGAGTTCGGGCTGCTCGTCGTCGGCAACCCGTCAGACGACGATCTTCTCGCGCTTGGGCGGCAGATTACCGAGCGCATCAAGCTCCCTTACGAACTCGACACCGCGCATACCGGTCTGTCGTGCTCGACGGGGTTCGCGCTCTACCCGCGCTCCGCCACTGCCGCGGAAGCGCTCTATGAATGCGCTGACTATGCGCTCTACCACGCCAAGCGCCGCGCGCGCGGTCAGGCCATCATCTTCTCGAGCGAGCTCGAGGCGGAGATCCGCAGCCGAAGCGTGATCGAGCATCTGTTGCACGCGGCGGATTTCGAGTCCGAGATGGACTTGGTGTTCCAGCCGATCATGGACGCCGTGAATGCCCGCACCACCGGTTTCGAGGTGCTGGCACGCTGGCGCAGCCCCAAGCTGGGCCTGGTGTCGCCGGCCATCTTCATCCCGGCGGCCGAGCGCATCGGTGTCATCCGCAGCCTCACCCGCGTCTTGCTGGTCAAGGCGCTGGCGGTCTCGCGGACCTGGCCGGAGGACATCCGGATGTCGTTCAATCTATCCGCGCACGACATTTGCTCTCCCGACGGCATCCTGCCGCTGATCGCGGTCATCAACGCCAGCGGCGTGCCACCCCGCCGCATCGAATTCGAGATCACGGAAACCGCCGTGACGTTCGACTTCGTCCGCGCCGAGCAATCGATCGCCGCGCTGAAGGCGCTAGGTTGCGGCATCTCGCTGGACGATTTCGGCACCGGCTATTCGTCGCTCAGCCACGTCCATCGGTTGCCGCTCGACAAGCTCAAGGTCGACCGCAGCTTCGTGAGCGACGTCAACGCCAATCCGATCAGCCACAAGATCATCAAGTCGCTGACCGGCCTGTGCGCAGACATGGAGATCGCCTGTGTCGTCGAGGGTGTCGAGACCAAGGAGCAGCTCGACTGCCTGCGGCGTCTGGGCGCCGACTACATCCAGGGCTATTACTTCGCTCAGCCGATGCCTGCCGATGCGATAGCCGGATTCCTGGCCAAGGAACATCAGCGCTTCGCCGAAGCGTCCGGCGCCAAGGTGGCCGCCGCGAGCGCGTAG
- the yddG gene encoding aromatic amino acid exporter YddG, whose amino-acid sequence MSQRTATLIGLTAILMWSLLAVMTVATGTIPAFQLAAMTFAIGGAVGLLTWIGRPEALKALRQPARAWAVGVGGLFGYHALYFLALRFAPPAEAGLLNYLWPLLIVLFSAFLPNERLAIHHVVGAALGLAGTVLLFVGNGASFDASQLPGLAAAFVAAFVWAIYSVLSRRLKAVPTDAVAGFCLATSLLASLVHAAVEVTVWPDSTTQWLAIIGLGIGPVGAAFYAWDIGMKRGDIRVLGAASYATPLLSTAFLILAGFASPSANIALAALLIAGGGLVAAKDMFRLRRR is encoded by the coding sequence ATGTCCCAGCGCACCGCGACCCTGATCGGACTCACGGCGATCCTGATGTGGTCGCTGCTCGCCGTGATGACGGTCGCGACCGGCACCATCCCGGCCTTCCAGCTTGCGGCCATGACCTTTGCTATCGGTGGCGCGGTGGGTCTTCTGACCTGGATCGGCCGGCCAGAGGCGCTGAAAGCCCTACGGCAGCCGGCGCGGGCCTGGGCCGTCGGAGTCGGCGGTCTGTTCGGTTACCACGCGCTGTACTTCCTGGCGCTGCGCTTTGCGCCGCCTGCGGAAGCCGGACTGTTGAACTACCTCTGGCCGCTGCTCATCGTGCTGTTTTCTGCCTTCCTGCCCAATGAGCGGCTGGCGATCCATCACGTGGTCGGGGCCGCGCTCGGGCTTGCCGGCACCGTGCTGCTGTTTGTCGGCAACGGCGCAAGCTTCGACGCGAGCCAACTGCCGGGGCTCGCTGCAGCGTTCGTCGCGGCCTTCGTGTGGGCGATCTACTCGGTGCTGTCACGCCGCCTGAAAGCGGTGCCGACGGATGCGGTCGCCGGCTTCTGTCTCGCGACCTCGTTGCTCGCCAGCCTGGTCCACGCCGCAGTCGAGGTGACGGTGTGGCCGGACAGCACGACCCAATGGCTTGCCATCATCGGGCTGGGCATCGGTCCCGTCGGCGCCGCCTTCTATGCCTGGGATATCGGCATGAAGCGCGGCGACATTCGCGTGCTCGGGGCGGCGTCGTACGCGACGCCATTGCTGTCGACGGCGTTCCTGATCCTCGCAGGCTTTGCCAGTCCGAGCGCCAACATCGCGCTCGCGGCGCTCCTGATCGCGGGCGGCGGCCTGGTCGCGGCCAAGGACATGTTTCGGCTGCGTCGCCGCTGA
- a CDS encoding beta-ketoacyl-ACP reductase, producing MARVALVTGGTRGIGAAISKALKAAGYKVAANYGGNDAAAEKFKGETDIPVYKWDVSSFEACAEGIKKVEADLGPVDVLVNNAGITRDTAFHKMSLEQWSAVINTNLGSLFNMTRPVIEGMRARKFGRIVNISSINGQKGQFGQVNYSAAKAGDIGFTKALALETAKAGITVNVICPGYINTEMVQAVPKDVLEKSILPLIPVGRLGEPEEIARAVVFLAADEAGAITGSTLSVNGGQYMV from the coding sequence ATGGCACGTGTGGCGTTGGTGACGGGGGGAACGCGCGGTATCGGAGCGGCGATCAGCAAGGCGCTGAAGGCCGCGGGATACAAGGTCGCAGCGAATTACGGCGGCAACGATGCCGCTGCGGAGAAGTTCAAGGGCGAGACCGACATCCCCGTCTACAAATGGGACGTCAGCTCGTTCGAGGCCTGCGCGGAGGGGATCAAGAAGGTCGAAGCCGATCTCGGCCCGGTCGACGTGCTGGTCAACAACGCGGGCATCACCCGCGACACCGCGTTCCACAAGATGTCGCTCGAACAATGGAGCGCCGTCATCAACACCAATCTCGGCTCGCTGTTCAACATGACGCGTCCAGTCATCGAGGGCATGCGCGCGCGCAAGTTCGGTCGCATCGTCAACATCTCCTCGATCAACGGGCAGAAGGGCCAGTTCGGTCAGGTCAACTACTCCGCCGCGAAGGCGGGCGACATTGGCTTCACCAAGGCGTTGGCGCTCGAGACTGCCAAGGCCGGCATCACCGTCAACGTGATCTGCCCCGGCTACATCAACACGGAAATGGTGCAGGCCGTACCGAAGGACGTCCTCGAGAAGTCCATCCTCCCGCTGATTCCGGTCGGCCGCCTCGGCGAGCCGGAAGAGATCGCGCGCGCCGTCGTGTTCCTCGCGGCCGACGAGGCCGGCGCGATCACCGGCTCGACCCTCTCGGTCAACGGCGGTCAGTACATGGTGTGA
- the phaR gene encoding polyhydroxyalkanoate synthesis repressor PhaR, whose translation MAKSDQPTTIKKYANRRLYNTGTSTYVTLEDLASMVKNGEDFLVYDAKTGDDITRSVLAQIIFEQENKAGQNLLPTTFLRQLIRFYGDSMQMVVPKYLEQSIDTLTREQEKFRKQMTDTFSGTPFAPLEEHVRRNMELFQQTFSMFKPFSPTRPDDKAPEPAVPDDNIDDLRRQMKDMQERLDRMSEPKKDEQG comes from the coding sequence ATGGCGAAATCTGACCAACCCACGACAATCAAGAAATACGCGAACCGGCGGCTCTACAATACCGGGACGAGTACATACGTGACCCTCGAAGACTTGGCCTCGATGGTTAAGAACGGCGAGGATTTCCTGGTTTACGACGCCAAGACTGGCGACGACATCACTCGATCCGTGCTGGCGCAGATCATCTTCGAGCAGGAGAACAAGGCCGGCCAGAACCTGCTGCCCACCACCTTCCTCCGCCAGCTGATCCGCTTCTATGGCGACAGCATGCAAATGGTGGTTCCGAAATACCTGGAGCAGTCGATCGACACGCTGACCCGGGAGCAGGAAAAGTTCCGCAAGCAGATGACCGACACCTTCAGCGGGACGCCGTTCGCGCCGCTCGAAGAGCACGTGCGCCGCAACATGGAGCTGTTCCAGCAGACCTTCTCGATGTTCAAGCCGTTCTCGCCGACGCGCCCCGACGACAAGGCGCCGGAGCCGGCCGTACCGGACGACAACATCGACGACCTGCGCCGTCAGATGAAGGACATGCAGGAGCGGCTCGACCGCATGTCCGAGCCCAAGAAGGACGAGCAAGGCTGA
- a CDS encoding DUF4167 domain-containing protein, protein MRNGQNNKRMRNRNSGGNNNNNNNRRGQNPLTRVFESNGPDIKIRGTASHVAEKYVQLARDARSSGDPVAAENYYQHAEHYFRLIAAAQEQFRQNQPQPRNTDDLTVDDLEDDGESFSNFGQEPGFVPAQQPPQPQPFMRDREGGGQRERGDNQPFQRDQQPREPREHREPREQREPREHREPREQREPREQREPREPREHRERPQPQYQPQPQPQPVIADSGVDRLPSFITGPQPQIASVPAAFEGGGERYPRRRRRPNGPRSEAAAAPAPSEDLNPGE, encoded by the coding sequence ATGAGAAACGGTCAGAACAACAAGCGGATGCGCAACCGGAATAGCGGCGGCAATAACAATAATAATAATAACCGGCGCGGCCAGAACCCGCTGACCAGGGTGTTCGAGTCCAACGGACCGGACATCAAGATCCGCGGCACCGCCTCTCATGTGGCCGAGAAATATGTCCAACTCGCCCGCGACGCGCGCTCCTCGGGCGACCCCGTTGCCGCCGAGAACTACTACCAGCACGCCGAGCACTATTTTCGCCTGATTGCCGCCGCCCAGGAGCAGTTCCGCCAGAACCAGCCGCAGCCGCGCAACACCGACGATCTCACGGTCGACGACCTCGAGGACGACGGCGAAAGCTTCTCGAATTTCGGCCAGGAGCCTGGCTTCGTCCCCGCCCAGCAGCCGCCTCAGCCTCAGCCTTTCATGCGCGACCGCGAAGGTGGTGGGCAGCGTGAGCGTGGCGACAATCAGCCGTTTCAGCGCGATCAGCAGCCACGTGAGCCCCGCGAGCATCGTGAGCCCCGTGAGCAGCGCGAGCCCCGTGAGCATCGGGAGCCCCGTGAGCAGCGGGAGCCCCGTGAGCAGCGCGAGCCGCGTGAACCACGTGAGCATCGCGAGCGTCCGCAGCCCCAATATCAGCCGCAACCGCAACCGCAGCCTGTGATCGCGGATAGCGGCGTCGATCGTCTGCCGTCCTTCATCACGGGTCCGCAGCCGCAGATCGCCAGTGTGCCAGCTGCGTTCGAGGGCGGTGGCGAACGCTATCCGCGCCGCCGCCGGCGCCCGAATGGTCCACGTTCGGAAGCCGCGGCCGCGCCGGCACCCAGCGAGGACCTCAATCCCGGCGAATAG
- the gloB gene encoding hydroxyacylglutathione hydrolase yields MAADIRVFTCLSDNFGYLVHDPATGATASIDAPEAGPIVRQLEAAGWRLTDILITHHHHDHVGGVAELKERYGCRVVAPHDRTSAIADVDLRVAHGDVVKIGELLARVLETPGHTLDHVSYVLDADKAVFAADTLFSIGCGRVFEGTYPMMWDSLLKLRALPDDFQLYCGHEYTASNVKFALTVDPDNEALKARADEVTRLRAANLPTIPCLLGDEKKANVFLRADDPAVAVRLRMKGASAEQVFGELRERKNKS; encoded by the coding sequence ATGGCCGCCGACATCCGCGTCTTCACCTGCCTGTCCGACAATTTCGGTTATCTCGTTCATGACCCCGCGACGGGCGCCACCGCCTCCATCGACGCACCCGAAGCCGGTCCGATCGTCCGACAGCTCGAGGCTGCGGGCTGGAGACTGACCGACATCCTGATCACGCATCATCATCACGACCATGTCGGCGGCGTCGCCGAACTGAAAGAACGATATGGCTGCCGGGTCGTGGCGCCCCATGACAGGACGTCAGCGATTGCCGACGTCGATCTGCGCGTGGCGCATGGCGACGTGGTCAAGATCGGCGAACTGCTCGCGCGCGTGCTCGAAACTCCGGGTCATACGCTCGACCACGTCTCTTACGTGCTCGATGCCGACAAGGCCGTGTTCGCGGCCGATACGCTGTTCTCGATCGGTTGCGGCCGCGTATTCGAGGGCACCTATCCAATGATGTGGGATTCGCTTCTGAAGCTGCGGGCGCTGCCGGACGATTTCCAGCTCTATTGCGGCCACGAATATACCGCTTCGAACGTCAAGTTCGCCCTCACCGTCGATCCGGACAACGAAGCGCTCAAGGCGCGCGCCGACGAGGTGACCCGGCTCCGTGCCGCCAATCTGCCGACCATCCCCTGTCTGCTCGGCGATGAGAAGAAGGCCAACGTGTTCCTGCGCGCCGACGATCCTGCCGTTGCGGTCCGGCTGCGCATGAAGGGCGCCAGCGCCGAGCAGGTGTTCGGCGAATTGCGCGAGCGCAAGAACAAATCGTAA
- a CDS encoding acetyl-CoA C-acetyltransferase: MSDDVVIVSAARTPVGSFNGAFASVPAHELGAIAIKTALERAGVEPGRVSEVIMGQILTAAQGQNPARQASIAAGIPVESPAWGINQLCGSGLRSVALGYQALVNGDSDIVVAGGQESMSMAAHAQYLRAGVKMGSLDLVDTMIKDGLWDAFNGYHMGNTAENVAKQYQITRAQQDEFAVASQNKAEAAQKAGRFKDEIVPVTIKSRKGDVVVDTDEYPRHGATIDAMAKLRAAFEKDGTVTAGNASGINDGAAAVVLMTAKQAAKEGRMPLARIVSWGQAGVDPKVMGTGPIPASRTALKKAGWNIADLDLIEANEAFAAQACAVNKDLGWDPAKVNVNGGAIAIGHPIGASGARVLVTLLHEMQKRDAKKGLATLCIGGGMGIALCVARD; encoded by the coding sequence ATGTCAGACGATGTCGTCATCGTCAGCGCCGCTCGCACCCCGGTTGGAAGCTTCAACGGTGCCTTTGCCAGTGTTCCGGCTCACGAGCTCGGCGCTATCGCCATCAAGACTGCGTTGGAACGTGCCGGCGTCGAGCCGGGCCGCGTCTCCGAGGTCATCATGGGGCAAATCCTGACCGCAGCGCAGGGCCAGAACCCGGCGCGCCAGGCCTCGATCGCGGCTGGCATTCCGGTGGAAAGCCCTGCTTGGGGCATCAACCAGTTGTGCGGCTCGGGTCTGCGCTCCGTGGCTCTCGGCTATCAAGCGCTCGTCAACGGCGACTCCGACATCGTGGTCGCCGGCGGTCAGGAATCGATGAGCATGGCCGCGCACGCGCAATATCTGCGTGCCGGCGTCAAGATGGGCTCGCTCGACCTGGTCGATACGATGATCAAGGACGGCCTGTGGGATGCCTTCAACGGCTATCACATGGGCAACACGGCCGAGAACGTTGCGAAGCAATATCAGATCACGCGTGCGCAGCAGGACGAGTTCGCGGTTGCGTCGCAGAACAAGGCCGAAGCGGCCCAGAAGGCCGGCAGGTTCAAGGACGAGATCGTCCCCGTCACGATCAAGAGCCGCAAGGGCGACGTCGTCGTTGACACCGACGAATATCCCCGCCACGGCGCCACGATCGATGCGATGGCCAAGCTGCGTGCCGCCTTCGAGAAGGACGGCACGGTCACGGCCGGCAACGCGTCGGGCATCAACGACGGTGCCGCAGCGGTCGTGCTGATGACCGCAAAGCAGGCGGCCAAGGAAGGCAGGATGCCGCTTGCGCGGATCGTCTCCTGGGGCCAGGCCGGCGTCGATCCCAAGGTCATGGGTACCGGACCGATCCCGGCCTCGCGCACGGCCCTGAAGAAGGCCGGCTGGAATATTGCCGACCTCGACCTCATCGAGGCCAACGAGGCGTTTGCGGCACAGGCCTGTGCCGTCAACAAGGATCTCGGCTGGGATCCCGCCAAGGTCAACGTGAACGGCGGCGCGATCGCGATCGGCCATCCGATCGGCGCATCTGGTGCGCGCGTGCTTGTCACTCTGCTGCATGAGATGCAGAAGCGTGACGCCAAGAAGGGCCTTGCGACGCTGTGCATCGGCGGCGGCATGGGCATCGCACTGTGCGTCGCACGCGACTAA